The region TTCTCTTTTTAAGATGACGGCTTGGAAAAAGTTTATGCCGTGGTATTTCGCGTTGTGCGGCATATTGTTGATTGTGGTATTGGGCGTGGGACGTGAGATTAACGGCGCGACCCGCTGGATTCACATCGGCCCGATTAATCTGCAACCGACCGAAATGTTCAAATTGGCCGCGATTTTGTATTTGGCCAGTTTGTTCACGCGTAAGGCGGAAGTGTTGCAGAGTGTAAAAAAAATCATCAAACCGGGCTCGCTGTTGGTGGTCGGCCTGATTTTGATCATGGCGCAACCTGATTTCGGCTCTTTTGTGGTGATTATCGGCATCATTATGGGTATGCTGTTTTTGGCCGGTTTCCCGTGGAAATATTTTGCTATGATGATGATGATGGTGCTGATCGGCATGGGTACTTTGATTTTGGCCGCCCCTTACCGTATGGCGCGTATGGCAGGTTTTTTGAATCCTTGGGAAGACCCGTTGGGCAAGGGCTATCAATTGACTCATTCCTTGATGGCGATTGCACGCGGCGAATGGTTGGGCGTGGGTCTGGGCGCGAGTTTGGAAAAACGCTTCTACCTGCCTGAAGCGCATACCGACTTTATTTTTGCTGTGATCGGCGAAGAATTCGGCTTTTTTGGTATGTGTGTGCTGGTGTTTTGTTATGGTTGGCTGGTGGTGCGCGCTTTTTCCATCGGCAAGCAGGCGCGTGATTTGGATTTGATTTTCAGCGCCTATGTGGCCAATGGCATCGGTATTTGGATCGGAATTCAGAGTTTTTTCAATATCGGTGTGAATATCGGTATCTTACCAACCAAGGGCTTAACCTTGCCGTTAATGTCTTACGGTGGTTCGGCCGTGGTGATTATGTTAGTCTGTATGACATTGTTGTTGCGGATTGATTATGAAAACCGCCAAAAAATGCGCGGTTATCAGATAGAAGGATAGAGTAAATGGGCGGTAAGACATTTATGTTGATGGCCGGAGGTACCGGCGGTCATATTTTCCCGGCATTGGCGGTGGCTGATTCATTGCGCGCGCGCGGCCATCATGTGATTTGGCTGGGCAGCGAAGGCGCGATGGAAACGCGTATCGTGCCGCAATACGATATTTTGTTGGAAACTTTGGCTATTAAAGGTGTGCGCGGCAATGGTTTGAAGCGCAAGCTGATGCTGCCGTTTACGCTGTTTAAAACCGTCCGTGCGGCGCAGCGTATCATTAAAAAACACCGCGTCGCTTGTGTGATTGGTTTTGGCGGTTTTGTGACCTTTCCGGGTGGCGTTGCAGCCAAATTATGCGGCGTGCCGATTGTGATTCACGAGCAAAATGCGGTGGCCGGTTTGTCCAACCGCCAATTGTCACGCTGGGCGAAACGCGTGCTGTATGCCTTCCCGAAAGCCTTTGAACACGAAAACGGTTTGGTCGGCAACCCTGTGCGCGCGGATATTGCCAATTTGCCAACACCTGCCGAACGTTTTGCCGGCAGAACAGGCCGTCTGAAAGTATTGGTGATGGGCGGCAGCTTGGGCGCGGACATTCTGAACCGAACCCTGCCTGAAGCGTTGGCTTTGCTGCCTGAAAATGAACGGCCGCAAATGTATCATCAATCCGGCCGCAACAAATTGGGCAGCCTGCAGGCAGATTACGATGCCTTGGGCGTAGGAGCTGAATGTGTGGAATTTATTACCGACATGGTATCGGCGTATCGTGAGGCCGATTTAGTGATTTGCCGCGCCGGCGCGCTGACGATTGCTGAATTGACTGCTGCCGGTGTCGGCGCTTTGTTGGTACCGTATCCGCATGCGGTGGACGACCACCAAACTGCCAACGCCCGCTTTATGGTGCGCGCGCAAGCCGGTTTGCTGTTGCCGCAGCCGCAATTGACGCCGGAAAAATTGGCCGAAGTGTTGAGCGGTTTAACGCGCGGACAATGTTTGCAATGGGCGGAACAAGCCCGCACTTTGGCCTTGCCGCACAGTGCCGATGATGTGGCGCAAGCCGCGATTGATGTGGCGGGTTGAACCGTTTGAATAGGCCGTCTGAAAAGAGTGGCGGTTTTCAGACGGCCCGATGTGCCATGTTAATTATCCTTTACAATAAAACAATGGCGCATAACGCAACAGCCCTTTAAAATAATGCTTTTACGTAAAAGTTGACTTCGGACAGGAATCATGATGAAAAATCGAGTAACCAATATTCACTTTGTCGGCATTGGCGGCGTCGGAATGTGCGGCATTGCCGAAGTTTTGCACAATTTGGGTTTCAAGGTTTCCGGTTCCGATCAGTCGAAAAGCGCCACTACCGAGCATTTGTCGGCCTTGGGTATCCGAGTTTATCCCGGCCATGCCGCCGAACACATTAACGGTGCCGATGTGGTGGTGACGTCCACTGCCGTCAAAGCCGATAACCCTGAAGTAGTGGCGGCCAATGAGCAACATATTCCTGTGATTCCGCGCGCGCTGATGCTGGCGGAATTAATGCGTTTCCGCGACGGTATCGCCATTGCCGGTACCCACGGCAAAACCACTACCACCAGCCTGACCGCTTCGATTTTAGCAGCGGCCGGTTTGGATCCGACTTTCGTTATCGGTGGCAAACTCACCGCTGCCGGTTCGAATGCGCGTTTGGGGCAGGGCGAATACATCGTGGCGGAAGCCGATGAATCGGACGCATCTTTCCTGCATTTGACCCCGATTATGTCGGTCGTCACCAATATCGACGAAGACCACATGGATACTTATGGCCACAGCGTGGAAAAGCTGCATCAGGCTTTTATCGATTTTATCCACCGCATGCCGTTTTACGGTAAAGCGTTTTTATGTATCGACAGCGAATACGTGCGCGCAATTGTGCCGAAAGTGAGCAAACCGTTTGCCACTTACGGCTTGGATGATACCGCTGATATTTACGCTACCGATATTGAAAATGTTGGTGCGCAAATGAAATTTACCGTGCATGTCAACATGAAAGGCCATGAACAAGCGCCGTTTGAAGTGGTATTGAACATGCCGGGCCGTCATAATGTATTGAATGCTTTGGCCGCTATCGGCGTGGCATTGGAAGTAGGTGCTTCGGTTGAAGCAATCCAACAAGGTTTGCTCGGCTTTGCCGGCGTCGGCCGCCGCTTCCAGAAATATGGCGAAATGGCTTTGCCAAAAGGTGGCAAAGCTTGGTTGGTTGACGACTACGGCCACCATCCGGTGGAAATGGCAGCAACTGTGGCCGCCGCGCGTGGAGCATATCCTGATAAGCGTTTGGTGTTGGCATTCCAACCACACCGTTACACGCGCACCCGCGATTTGTTTGAAGATTTTACCAAGGTATTGAATACTGTCGATTCGCTGGTGTTGACCGAAGTATATGCCGCCGGTGAGGAACCGATTGCCGCTGCCGATTCGCGGGCCTTGGCGCGCGCCATTCGCGTATTGGGTAAATTAGAGCCGATTTACTGCGAAAACGTAGCAGAATTGCCAGAAATGTTGCTGAATGTGTTGCAAGATGGCGATGTGGTACTGACCATGGGCGCGGGGAGCATCAATAAAGTGCCGCAAGCCATGTTGGATGCGACCAAACAATAATAATGGGAAAGGCCGTCTGAATAAGTTTGGCCGTCTGAAATATTAGAAAGACAAGCAGTATGCAGAATTTTGGCAAAGTGGCCGTGTTGATGGGCGGTTTTTCAACCGAACGCGACGTTTCCTTAGACAGCGGTACCGCGATTTTGGCAGCTCTGAAAAGCAAAGGCATTGATGCGCATGCGTTCGATCCGAAGGAAACCCCTTTGGGCGAACTGAAAACCCAAGGTTTTCAGACGGCCTTCAATATCTTACACGGTACTTACGGCGAAGACGGCGCGATTCAAGGCGCGTTGGAACTGATGGACATACCTTACACCGGCAGCGGTGTGGCTGCTTCGGCCATTGGTATGGATAAATACCGCTGTAAGCTGATTTGGCAGGCTTTGGGCTTGCCTGTGCCGGAATTTGCCGTATTGCGTGACGACAGTGATTTCGATGCCGTCGAAAAAAACTTGGGTTTGCCGATGTTTGTCAAACCGGCAGCAGAGGGCAGTAGTGTCGGCGTAGTAAAAGTGAAAGAAGCAGGCCGTCTGAAAGATGTTTACGAAGAATTGAAACACTTGCAGGGTGAGATTATTGCTGAACGCTTTATCGGTGGCGGCGAGTATTCCTGTCCGGTGTTGGACAACCGCGGTTTGCCGAGTATTCGCATCATCCCGCAAACCGAGTTTTACGACTGGGAAGCAAAATACCGGCGTGACGATACCGTTTACCAATGCCCGTCTGATTTGAGCGAAAGCGATGAGGCTCTGATGCGCGAGCTGGCAGTACGCGGTGCGCAGGCGGTTGGCGCGGAAGGTTGTGTGCGCGTTGACTTTTTGAAAGATACTGATGGTAAACTGTATCTGTTGGAAATCAATACCTTGCCGGGTATGACCAGTCACAGTTTGGTACCGAAATCCGCCGCGCAAACCGGCTTGGATTTTGCCGATTTATGTCTTGAAATTTTGAAAACTGCTCATGTGGGATGATGCCGGCGCCTTGGGGCGGTTAACAAGATGGTTGTGTGTGTTGGCGGCACTGTTGCTCATCGGCACAGGCGTGGCATGGGTGTATCATTCGGATCATTTTCCCATCAAACAGGTTGCCATTGCAGGCAAGCTGGCCCATATTGATGGCAAAGAGCTGCAAACCATTGCGCAAAAACATTTAGTCGGCAATATTTTTCGCGCCGACATGAATGCTGCGCAAGAAGCTTTTCAGCAATTGCCTTGGGTGGATTCGGCTTTGGTGCGCCGCCGTCTGCCGGATACGGTTGAAATCCATCTGACCGAGCGCATTGCCATTGCACAATGGAAAAAATCAGGTTTGGTTGATACCAAAGGTAATGTGTTCCAAGCCATGCTGGAACAGGATTTGCCGGTTTTCGAAGGTCAGCCCGGCACAGGGAGAGACATGGTTAAACACTACAATGAATTTACCGGCATTCTCGGTGCGCGCGATTTGAAAGTAAAAGAGCTGATTTACACGCCGCGTTCGGCTTGGTCGGTAGTGTTGGACAACGGCATTACCGTGCGCTTAGGGCGCGAGCATGAAATCAAACGTCTGCAGTTCTTTGCCGAAATCTGGCCAAGCCTGCTGCAAAAACACCGCGACCGTTTGTCGTATGTCGATATGCGTTATAAAGACGGTTTTTCGGTGCGATACAAACAATCTTTGGATGAGCCGTCTGAATAACTAGGCTCAGTAAAAAAATACAACATTAGCGAAATGAATGGGAATTTATGGAACAAGGCAAATACATCAGTGCATTGGACATCGGCACGTCAAAAGTGATTGCACTTATTGGGGAAGTGCAAGAAGACAATGAAATCCATATCGTCGGTTTGGGCCAAGCGCCGTCGCGCGGCTTGAAGGCCGGTATGGTAACCAATATCGATGCGACTGCACAGGCCATCAAACAAGCGGTGAACGAAGCCGAATTAATGGCGGATACCAAAATTTCCCATGTCACCACGGGTATTGCCGGTAACCACATCCGCAGCCTGAATTCGCAAGGCGTAGTGAAAATCAAAGATGGCGAAGTGACACAAGCCGACATCGATCGCGCCATCGAAACAGCTAAAGCCATCAATATCCCGCCTGACCACAATATTTTGCACACCGTGGTGCAGGAATATATCATCGACAACCAGCCGGGTGTGAAAGAGCCAATCGGTATGAGCGGCGTACGTTTGGATACGCGCGTGCACATCATCACCGGTGCCAATACCGCTTTGCAAAACATCCAAAAATGCATTCAGCGTTGCGATTTGCAGATGGATCAAATCATGTTGCAACCTTTGGCCAGCGGCCAAGCCGTATTAACTGAAGATGAAAAAGATCTGGGCGTGTGTGTCATCGATATTGGCGGCGGTACCACCGACATTGCGGTATACACCAACGGCGCTATCCGCCATACTGCCGTGATTCCGGTAGCGGGCGACTTGATTACTAAAGATTTGGCACAGGCTTTGCGTACACCGCACAGTGCTGCTGAATACATTAAAATCCATTACGGTGTTGCCATTCCGACCATGGAAGGATTGGACGAAATGGTTGAAGTGCCGAGCGTGGGTGATCGTTTGCCGCGCCAAATTTCACGCCGCGTATTGGCCAGCGTGATTGGCCCGCGTGTTGAAGAAATCTTGGAATTAACCTTAAACGAATTGCGCCGCTCAGGTTTCCCTGAAGAAGTACTGACTTCCGGTATCGTATTGACCGGCGGCGCATCCATGCTGACCGGCATTGTTGAATTGACGGAAGAAATCTTCAATCTGCCGGCACGTATCGGTGTACCGCAAGAAATGGGCGGTGTATCAGAGCGCATCCGCAATCCGCGTTATGCTACGGCCATCGGCCTGTTGCAAGCCGCGCGTGGCGAAGAAGACGGCAGCCCGGTAACCGGTGCGGTACACGTTGGTGGCGATAGCGGCGAAAAGCTCAGCTTGTGGGCGCGCTTCCAAAAATTCTTAAAAGATAATTTTTAATCCGTTAAAATGACAGCATCGTCATAGCAGATATTCAGACGGCCTATTCAGTTGGTATCATTTGTCAGGCCGTCTGAAAGCAGACTGTATGTTTTTTGTTTAAAAAACGCAAAGAAACCCAGGCTGTGGCGATTCAGTGTCAGAAGTATTTTGCAAGTGGTCGGATACTTCTTATATAATATACAGTGAGAATTTATTTTTAACCGTCCTCACAGCAGGGCGCGGAGGAGTATTGAATGGAATTTGTTTACGACGTAGCGGAATCAGCCGTAAGCCCTGCGGTCATTAAAGTTATCGGTTTGGGTGGCGGTGGCTGCAATGCCATCAACAACATGATTGAAAACACTATTCAAGGTGTGGAATTCATCAGCGCCAATACCGATGCCCAGTCATTGGGCAAAAACAATGCGGCCAAACGCATTCAATTGGGTACTAATCTGACCCGTGGTTTGGGTGCGGGTGCCAACCCGGAAATTGGTCGCGCTGCCGCTCAAGAAGAGCGTGAAGCGATTGAGGATGCCATCAGTGGTGCCAATATGTTGTTTATCACCACCGGTATGGGTGGCGGTACCGGTACCGGTGCGGCACCTGTTGTGGCCGAAATTGCCAAAGAGATGGGCATTCTGACTGTTGCAGTGGTGACTCGACCGAGCAATTTTGAAGGCAACAAACGCGGCCACATTGCTCAAAATGGCTTGGAACAATTGAAAAGCCAAGTGGATTCACTGATTGTGATTCCGAATGATAAATTGTTCACTGTGTTGGGTGAAGATGCCACCATGCGCGAAGCATTCCGTGCAGCTGATGATGTATTGCGTAACGCCGTTGCAGGTATTTCCGAAGTGGTGACCAATCCTGGTTTCATCAACGTTGACTTTGCCGATGTGAAAAACGTCATGGGCATTAAAGGTATGGCCATGATGGGTTCGGGCTTTGCTCAAGGCATTGACCGTGCACGTTTGGCTACCGAACAAGCGATTTCCAGCCCGTTGTTGGATGGCGTAACTTTGGATGGCGCACGCGGCGTGTTGGTTAATGTGACCACTGCACCGGGCTGCCTGAAAATGTCTGAATACGGCGAAATCATGAAAGTCGTGAATAGCAATGCGCATCCTGATGCGGAATGTAAATTTGGTACCGCCGAAGATGAAAACATGAGCGAGGATGCGATTCGCGTGACCATCATTGCCACCGGTTTGCAAGAACACAGCCATCAACAGGCTGCACCGGTACGTACTTCTTCACGCGTACAGCAAAGCTTGGGCGATCGTGAAGAATATGCACCGCAACAGGCGCAGCAATCACACAATATCGATGGTTTGGTCCGATCAGGCCGTGGCACGCGCAGTATGAACCTGACTGCTGCCGATTTCGGTAATCAATCGGTTTTAGATGATTTTGAAATTCCGGCTATTTTGCGCCGTCAAAATTCTTCTGATAATTGATTGAATGAATCATTAAAAAGTCTGCTTCAATTGAACTGCCCCCAAAAAGTTAGACTGCTGATCACAAGGATTGAGTTCGATATTGTATCGGGCTCAATCCTTTTAATTTTAATCGAACCCTGTCTTTATTGTAATAACGGATATAATCCGACACTGCTTTCCCCATGTCGACCACCGTTTCAAACCGTCTGCCGTAAATACATTCCGTTTTCAGCCGTCCGAAGAAACTTTCCATCTTGGCATTATCCAAACAATTTCCCTTTCTCGACCATACTTTGCAAAATGCTATTCTTTTGTAAAATCAGATAATATGCCCGCATTTGGTATTGCCAACCTTGGTCGGAATGCAGTATCGGCGTTGCATTTTCCAGCAACTTTTCGACCGATTGCCGCAGCGTCGTTTCAACCTGTTTCCGGTTTGGGTGACGGCTCAATGTTACGCTGAAGATTTCTGAATTAAAGCAGTCCGGTATCGGCGAGATACAGAGCCTGTTTCCATCTTTTGCTTTGATTTCGGTAATATCGGCCAGCCATATTTCGTTTGGTTTGCCGGCGGTAAAATCCCGTTTTAACAGGTTTGGCACTATTCTCCCCGCTTTGCCGCAATAAGAGCGGCAGCTTCTCGCTTTCTTAAGTACCTCTCCGTATCAAACGTTGCTCCCGCTTATGGTTTTACGCCGCTCACCAACGTTATGCCCCTCCGGCCAGCCATAACCCGGATTATCACGTTTTATCTCCATGATTTGCATTTTCAGACGGCTGTCTTTGTCCTTTTTCGGTTTTAGGTGATAGAAAGAGACACAGCGGGGAAAGTCGGTAAGCGAAAGCAGTATGTCCAAGGGATGGTCCGTCCCAACGTTTGAATGACCGCCGCCGTCCGCTCCTTCCGGCCGTACCAACCCGTCCGGCTTTTTAAAGTGGATTCACTATATTTGGTCGTAAGAATCTGCGCCTTAGTCTGTTGGGGGTTTAGTCCGACTTTTGAGGTGCAGGTCAAACTTTATATTTCAGACGGCCTTAGTAGGTTGTTGGATTTATCGGATGAAACAGGATTTACGCCCAGTTTTCAGCCAAGCGGTTGGCTTCTTCCAATCGTTCGATAGTGCCGACATCCAGCCAGAGCCCGTTATGTTTTTGGCCGCTGATTTGCTGCTTATCCATTGCCGAACGCAAAAGCGGTGCCAATTTGGCAGTTTGATGGGCAGGAGTGTGTTGAAACAAATCCGGGTGATAAACGCCTATGCCGCTGAAGGTTAGGCCTTGACCGTGATAAGGGTTGGAGGTAATCAGGCCGTCTGAAAGCAGGCCAAAGTCGCCGCTTAGATTGTGTGCCGGATTGTTGACTAGCCATAAATGCGCCAGCAGCTGCTTTTGAGTCAATTTTTGAGCCGCAGAAAAAGCTGTTTGAAAATCAATATCGATTAACACGTCACCATTAATGACTAAAAACGGTTCATTGCCCAATAAAGGTAAAGCGGTGGCAATGCCACCCGCGGTTTCTAAGCCGCCGGATAATTCCGGTGAGTAGGTAATGCTGACGCCGTATTGTGTGCCGTTACCTAAACTTTGTTCGATCTGTTCGCCTAACCATGCATAATTGATAACAATTTCCGTGATTCCTGCTTGTTTCAGACGGCGTAGATGCCAGCCGATAAGCGGCTCTTTGCCGACCTTTAACAGCGGTTTAGGACAGGTATCGGTCAGAGGGCGCATGCGTTCGCCGCGTCCGGCAGCCAGAATCATTGCTTTCATGTGTGTGTCCAAAATTTGTGAAATATTTGAAATTGTATAGTCGATAGCACGCTTCGACAAGTTAGTGGCATGAATGCTTCATGCAGTTTATCGAGTTTAACTTCCGATAGGCATAAATTTCAGATGGCCTTTTTATCATTCGTTATAGTATCCGCATAAAAAAAGAAATGATGATTATGGGGTCTGCGTGATTTTAAACCATTCAGAAAGAATAAAGATGAAGAAAACTGCACTCCTCTTACCTTTGTTGTTATCAGCCTGTTTCCCAGTGGTTATTCCGGTGGCGAATCCTTTGGATAAAGTACCGAATATTTATGGTGCTTGGCGCTTGAGTGATGTCGGCGGCTATTCGCCGAATGATCCTAATGCGATTTTTACCATCAACAATAGCGACGATGGCTTCAGCGCTGTGTCGGAATGTATGAAAGTATCCGGCCGATACAGTGCGGGTGGTAACCATGCGCTGACGTTTAATCAAATTCAAGTGGATAGTCAATGCGCTGAAAATATGGCAGAACGTCATTTGCCGCATGAATTGCAAAATGTACGCAGCTACAGCTTCAATTCGCGCCATTTGGAATTGTTGAATGAACAAGGTCGCGTAGTGTTGGTGGGCAAGCGTTTGCGTACTGAAAAAGCAGCAGGTCAGGCAGATTCGGGTAAAACGTCTTATTTGTTGGATGCACGCCGCAATTAAGTATCGATAAGAAAAGGCCGTCTGAAATTTTGTGTTCAGACGGCCTTTTGCTATGACAATGATTTGAATTGTCTGCGGAAATACAATAAAGCAGGTGAGGTGGTATCGGCCACTTTGATTTCGTTGAGGCGAACATAAAAAATATAATGCGTGCCGATTTTATGCTGCTCGATAATTTGGCCGTGCAGATGAGCCAAAGCACCTTCTACTTCAAGTTGGCCGGTTTGACCACGATGCCAAATATGGTATTCAAAGCGCTCTTCCGGCGAAAGGTTGGTCATGCCGGCAAAATGCTCGGCAATATCCTGCTGGCCGTTTGAAAGCGTGTTGATACATAAATCGCGGTTTTGCAGCAGAATCGGGATAATGGCGGCCTCACGGTTGATGCACAGCATAATGGTGGGCGGCTCATCCGTTACTGATGTTACGGCGGTCATGGTAATGCCGTAACGCCCGGCGGCACCGTCTGTCGTAATGACATGCACGCCTGCTGCTGCAGAAGCCATGGCATCACGAAATGATTGCTTAAGTGTGTGTGTCGAGTCAGTCATTCTGTGATAACTTTTTATTTTAAAGCCTGCTCGATTTCAGACAGCTCGGCCAGTAATTTTTGCAATGCGTCCAATTTTTCTTTGGTGTAAATGGCTTCAATAGCGTCATAGCGGTCATCTACTTGTGCGCCGATGGTTTGATAAAGCTTTTCGCCTTCTTGGGTCAGCTTCAGATAAACGCGGCGCTGGTCATTGGAAGGTTTCAGACGCACGGCCAAGCCGGCTTTTTCCAAGCGGGTCAGAATGCCGGTCAGGCTGGGGCGTAAGATGCAGGCTTTATTGGCTAAATCTTGGAAATCTAACGTGCCGTTTTCGGCCAACAGACGAATAATACGCCATTGCTGGTCGGTTACGTTGGCTTGGTTCAAAATCGGGCGGAATTGCGTCATCAAGGCTTCTCGCGCTTGAATCAGGGCAATATTAATTGAGGCGTGTTTAGATTGGTTAGGCATGATGAAGTTCTCCGTTGTAACTAAGGTTCAAATCATGGAAGCGTGGCAGAGTAATAAAGAATTGCGCCAAGGTTATGGATGCCGTCGTACAAATTCATATTGAAACAAATGTATACTGCTCGAGCCTTGATTGAATACGGTATTAATTTGTTTTGATGATAATAATGATAAGATTTTTGAGCTATTCTTTAGGCCTATATTAGTATATTTTAGAAATAATCTCAATAGAATCATTAAGTATTAATGCTGAGATAGTTTGTTTATTTTAAAAATAACGATGATTGGCACATAATACCGTTTAATTTTTACAAGTCGATTTTATGTTTAACATAATTGGATTTCTTAGGATAAATATCAATACATCAGATTACTGATAAGCATCGCCGGCGCAAGATCCAGTAGCTGCTGATGCCGGTGGTAGCCTGAAGCATTTGGCCGTTTTTCATTAAAACAATGGCGGGCGTGTTCCATTGTTGTGTAATCAGGCCGTCTGAATCGTTGACAGTTGGGAAAGATAGCTGATTTGTTTGGGCCGAGAGATTGTTTTAATGCCGCATCATCACCCGATTTTAAGGCAATGCTGATAACCGGAATATTGTTTTAGTAAAGTTTTTCAATGTTGGAAGTGTATTTGAAGATGCCGCACCATGCCCTTTCCAGAAATACACAATCGCAACACGGTCTTGGCTGAGGAGGTTAAGCGAAGTTTGGTTTTGATTAGAAGTCGTGAGATTCTACGTGGTAAAAGCAACAGCGCGGTTAGGTTTGCGCCGTCAATCAATAACGACAGAGATAAGCGCAAAAATCAGTGCGGTTTGTAAAAATATTTGAGATAAGAGAATAGTGTGCGTGACATAGTAAGAAGTTTTATAGCAAGAAAAACAGGCCATGTGCGGCCTGTTTTATCTTTGGAATCAGGCAACCATTATTTTTTCACGATGCGTGTGTAAATAGCCAAAATAATAATTGCGAAGACGGTGGAGGCAACCCAGCCTGCGCCTTCGCCGACTTGGTACCAGCCTAAAGCTTCACCGACCACGCCGGCCAATGCCGCGCCGGCAATACCCAAAAGCGTAGTCATGATGAAACCTAATTTATCGTTGCCCGGATGCAAAAATTTAGCCAATACACCAACGATAAAGCCTACCAAAATTGTGCCTAACCAGCCCATAATATTCCTTTCATCATTAATAAAAAATAAAATAAATATATTCTTGCCGCCTGTTTTGTGTAGTGCGGATGGTGTCATCATACCGAGACGATGGGTTGAAGTCTTTTTTTATTGCATATTTTTTCAAAAATTAAGATATTTTGGAATATTAAAGTCGGATTTTATAAAAAAGTGGGGGAAACGGGTAGGCAAGGCCATCTGAAATATTCAGCGATTGGGGCGGTAAGGGTAATAAAAAAGCCCGGCAATAGTCGCGGGCTTTTTTGAGAGAAAATCTGAAAACGAATTAACGTTTTGAGAATTGTTTTGCGCGACGTGCTTTGCGCAAACCCGGTTTTTTACGTTCCACTTCACGGGCATCGCGGGTTACGAAGCCGGCGGCAGACAGGGCAGGTTTCAAAGCAGCATCAAAGTCGATCAGGGCGCGGGTAATGCCGTGACGGATGGCGCCGGATTGGCCGGTTTCACCGCCGCCGATAACATTAACTTTAATGTCGAATGATTCTGCATTTTCAGTCAGAACCAATGGCTGGCGAACAACCATGCGGCTGGTTTCACGGGCGAAAAATTCGTCAACAGGGCGGCCGTTAACAGTGATTTGACCGTTACCTTTGGTCAGGAATACACGAGCCACTGAACTTTTGCGGCGGCCTGTGCCGTAGTAGTATTTACCGTTCATGTCGTGTCCTTATTTCAATTCTAAAACTTTAGGTTGTTGTGCAGCATGGCCGTGCTCTTCACCGGCATACACTTTCAGTTTTTTGATCATGGCGTAACCCAAAGGACCTTTTGGCAGCATGCCTTTTACGGCTTGTTCCAAAGCGCGGCCTGGGAATTGTTCTTGCATTTGACGGAATGAACGCTCATAGATACCGCCCGGGAAGCCTGAGTGACGGTAGTATTTTTTGTCTTCGAATTTAGCACCGGTCACGCGCAATTTGTCTGCATTGATGACGATGATGTAGTCACCAGTGTCAACGTGAGGGGTGTATTCAGGTTTGTGTTTGCCACGCAGACGGTGTGCGACTTCGGCAGCAACGCGACCCAAAACTTTGTCTTGAGCGTCGATGACGAACCATTCGCGCTTCACCTCATGCGGTTTCGCTGAAAAGGTTTTCATAGTGGAAATCCAGATAGATATAGAAAGTTATGGATTTTAAAGTTGCTAATGGCTTTTGTCAATCGTATTGAGGCCGTCTGAAAGTAATTGTTTTAATAAAACGGCAATAAAAGTTTTTTCGATGGAAATTTGTTGTTTTTCTGCGATTGGATGCGATGATGAGAAAGCCATACCGCAGGGGTATGGCTTTATATGGGGAATCCCCGCACATGCCGTTTCGGCTGAATCCGCTTGAACCTTGT is a window of Neisseria yangbaofengii DNA encoding:
- the hpaR gene encoding homoprotocatechuate degradation operon regulator HpaR; the encoded protein is MPNQSKHASINIALIQAREALMTQFRPILNQANVTDQQWRIIRLLAENGTLDFQDLANKACILRPSLTGILTRLEKAGLAVRLKPSNDQRRVYLKLTQEGEKLYQTIGAQVDDRYDAIEAIYTKEKLDALQKLLAELSEIEQALK
- the rpsI gene encoding 30S ribosomal protein S9, coding for MNGKYYYGTGRRKSSVARVFLTKGNGQITVNGRPVDEFFARETSRMVVRQPLVLTENAESFDIKVNVIGGGETGQSGAIRHGITRALIDFDAALKPALSAAGFVTRDAREVERKKPGLRKARRAKQFSKR
- the rplM gene encoding 50S ribosomal protein L13, whose amino-acid sequence is MKTFSAKPHEVKREWFVIDAQDKVLGRVAAEVAHRLRGKHKPEYTPHVDTGDYIIVINADKLRVTGAKFEDKKYYRHSGFPGGIYERSFRQMQEQFPGRALEQAVKGMLPKGPLGYAMIKKLKVYAGEEHGHAAQQPKVLELK
- a CDS encoding GlsB/YeaQ/YmgE family stress response membrane protein, which translates into the protein MGWLGTILVGFIVGVLAKFLHPGNDKLGFIMTTLLGIAGAALAGVVGEALGWYQVGEGAGWVASTVFAIIILAIYTRIVKK